GAAGCACCTCCAACTTATGCAAAAGCTTGCTTATTTTATTCTCTAACGAGTCTACGACTTTGACTAATTCACTCATAAATCAAACGCAATGCATTTTACACAAAGTTAACATACCTGCCCCTACTTAGCAATACTTTTTTCAATTATTCTTCAAGTAATACTTTAAGCCTTTAAATAACGTTGGTTACATAAGAAGTATGATTTTTGACGCTATATATTTTCTAGAATTCAAACCGTTTGGCTAATTTCGTATCTGTGCCCCTTAGAATTATGAAAAAACTTTTTGCCTTTCTTTTGCTGTTTACTACTATTGTTGGTGTTTCCCAAGAAAAATACCCACAAGATGCGTTTCGGTCTCCCGTAGATATCCCTCTGGTTCTTGCCGGGACCTTCGGAGAATTACGTTCCAATCATTTTCACTCTGGCATTGACATAAAAACCCAACAACGGGAAGGATTACCCATTTATGCTATTGCAGATGGAAGTGTTACCCGTATAAAAGTTTCTCATTGGGGTTACGGAAAAGTGCTATACATTGCCCACCCAAATGGCTATACTTCTGTTTATGGACACCTTCAAAAATTTGGTCCTAAAATCCAAGAATATGTAAAGAAGCTTCAGTACAAGAAAAAATCCTATGAGGTTGAAGACTTCCCAGATTATGCAGAAATAAAAGTAGAAAAAGGGGAAATTATAGCCTACGGTGGTAATACCGGAGGTTCTTCTGGCCCTCACCTTCATTTTGAAATTAGAAGTAGTATTTCGGAAAAACCTACAAACCCATTATTATATGGTTTTGACGTTCGTGATGCCACTAACCCTACATTACAAAAACTGTACGGTTTTCCACTTTCTGAAGATGCACAAATTAACCAAAGTAAAAACGCCACCGCTCTTAATTTTAAGAGACAAAAAGACGGAACGTTCTTGGCTGACCCTGTTAATGCCGTTGGTACAGTAGGATTTGGTTTTGTAGGTTTTGACCGTCAAGACCTTGCCGCTAACCACAATGGTGTGTATTCCGTACAACAATTGGTAAACGGAAAAGTCTATACAGATTATGATTTAGAATCTTTTTCTTTTGGGGAGACTAGATATATCAATACTTTAATTGATTATTACCATTACGGAAAATACCGTCAGCGTATTCAATTGCTCTATAAATCGCCCGGAAATAAATTAAGCATATACAACACGGTTGAAAACGAAGGCAAGATTGATATTCGCGAAGGATTAAGTTACAATGTTGAATTATTGATCAAGGATTATGCCGGCAACTTAACCAAGGCTATCATACCTGTAGAAGGAAAAAAAGAACTTATAAAGGTTGATAAGGACGAGAAGAAGACAGAGAATTATGTGATTGCCAAAAAGCCGAACAATTATGATTTAGGTGCTGCAAAAGTATATTTCCCTGCAAATACTTTTTATGACGATTTTTACATCGATTTAAAAAAGGATGATGATACGGTCCGGATTCATAATTCTACCGTGGCGGCGCACCGCAACTTCACCATTACTTTTGACGTTTCAAAATATAGTGAAGCAGAAAGAAAACAGATGTTCATTGCAAGACTAGATAGTAGATTAAGACCCTCACATGCCTCAACCTACAAACGTGGAAATACATTTACAACACGAACCAGAAACATGGGCACTTACACTTTGGCAAAAGACACTGTGGCTCCTAGAATAAAAGCGAAAAACTTTAAAGAAAAACAGTGGCTGAACAACTACCACTATCTAAGTTTACGAATTACGGATGACCTTAGTGGTATTGACACGTATTCCGCAACCTTGAACGGCAAATGGATATTGATGGAGTACGAGCCAAAAACCGCGACACTAACCTATAATTTTGACGATGTTATTCTAGATCAGAAAGAATGCAAACTTGAAGTTACAGTGACTGACAATGTGGGCAATACAAATACTTTGACCCATACTTTTTATAGAAAATAACACCTTTTTGAAGTGCTCTAGACTTATTCTTGTTTTTGCGCTATTCGGTTTTACACTTGGCTTAAGTGCGCAAACCGCTACGCTTACAGGCATAGTGTTGAACAAAGCGAATGAGCCCTTAAGGGAAGTAAACATCACCACAAATTCTACTGGAACTTTTTCTAATGAAAGCGGATTTTACTCCCTACAAGTTACCGCAGATGAAGCTATAACGGTAACATTTTCTCATTTAGGACATAAAAATGCCGTATTAAAAGACTTAATTCTATCCACCAACGAAGTTTTTGAATTCAACCCTGTATTGAGTGTTGATGCCATACAAATTGATGGTGTAACCATCACTCCTACGGGAAAGAAAATGGTTTCTGGTATTACCTCGCTAAGCCCAGAAATTGTTCGAAATATACCTGGAGCCAATGCCGGAGTTGAAAATATTCTTAAACTATTACCCGGTGTTTCTTCAAGCAATGAATTAAGTACCCAATACAGTGTACGAGGTGGCAATTATGATGAAAATCTAGTATATGTAAATGAAATTGAAGTCTATCGCCCTTTTTTGGTTCGCTCAGCTCAGCAGGAAGGTATGAGTTTTGTGAATAGTAACATGGTTCAAAACGTTCGTTTTTCTTCCGGTGGATTTCAAGCCAAATATGGCGATAAACTTTCGTCCGTTTTAGACATCACCTACAAGAAACCATCAGAAACCAATGTGCAACTAGATTTAAGTTTCCTTGGAGCAAGCGCCACAGTAGAAACGGTTTCTAAAAACAAAAAATTGAGCACAATTAGCGGTATTCGGTATAGAAATAACAGCTTATTGGTAAACAGCCAAGAGACCAACTCCAATTTCAACCCTACTTTTGCAGATGCACAAACTTTTACGACCTACCGGTTTTCCAACAAATTCCATCTTGACTTTCTAGGCACTGTTTCAATTAACGATTATAAGAACGAACCTTTAAACCGGCAAACCAATTTTGGTACTATTGCTGAGCCCAAATCACTTAGAATATACTATCAAGGGGAAGAAAATAATCGCTATAACACAGTTTTAGGAGCCTTAAAAGGTAATTACTTCGTAAACGAAAAAACTACCTTAAAGCTTATTGTTTCGCTATACCATACTACGGAAGAAGAATATTCTGATGTAATTGCCCAATATGAGCTGGGCGATGTTAATAATGACCTTACCAGCGATTCTTTTGGTAGTGCCACAAACCTACGGGGAATTGGCACTCAATTCAACCGCGCTAGAAACGAGCTGGATGCGCTAATTTTCAACATTACCCATAAAGGAAACCATACCATTGAAAACAAAGTGCTTGAATGGGGAATAAAATATACTCACGAAGACATTCGCGATCAATTGCGTGAATCTGAATTTATTGATTCCGTTGGTTTTTTTGTTCGCCCACCTTTGCCCGAGTTCAATACCAATGAACCAGAAGTACCTTCCAACTCACCACTTGTTGCTTATGATGGTGTTAACGCTATAAATTTTGTCAAGACCGATCGCTTTTCAGGTTTTGTGCAATTTAGTAATAGACTCTCCTTGGCCTCTCATGATTTCCACTATAATATTGGAGTTCGAGCGCAACACTGGACAATTTCAGGAGAAGACATTAAAACCTCATCACAATTTGTTATAAGTCCACGTGGACAAGTATCCTTAAAACCCAGTTGGAAAAGTGATATGGTCTTCAGGCTTTCCGGCGGACTTTATTACCAGCCTCCTTTTTATCGTGAACTGCGGGATGCGACCGGAACCATCAACCCAGATGTAAAAGCCCAAGAATCCATTCACCTAGTATTGGGCAATGAATTTTCTTTTAATCTTTGGGAACGCCCTTTTACACTTATGAGCGAGCTGTATTATAAAAGGCTGAACCATGTTAACACATATACGTTGGAAGACGTACGTATACGCTATGTTGCCAATAATGATGCTAAGGCCTACGCTTACGGAGCTGATTTAAGGTTAAACGGAGCCTTTGTGCCAGGCACCGAATCCTGGGTGAGCATTGGATATTTAAAAACAGAAGAAAATAGTAACGACCGAGGATATATTGCCAGACCTTCTGACCAACGGTTAAAATTTGGAGTATTATTTCAAGATTACATTCCGGAATTTCCCAATTTTAAAATGTACCTGAACCTGGTTTACAACACCGGGGTACCCGGTGGTTCTCCAAATTATGCAGATCCTTATGTGTACAATACAAGATTACGTGATTATAAGCGCGCAGATTTAGGAATTTCCCATATTTTTGTGGGCGGAAACAGAACCTATCAAAAAAACCACTGGTTGCACAGGTTTAAAGAACTGAGCGCAGGATTTGAGATATTTAATTTGTTCAACAATCAAAATTCAATTACCAATACATGGGTCAGGGATGTGGATAGCAAACAACAATTTGCAGTCCCTAATTTCATGACAAGTCGCGTGTTCAACCTAAGATTACGCATGCGCTTTTAGAAGACATACTAATGAAAAATATTTTTTTTGCCGCATTCCTTTTGACTAGCATTCTTGCCAATGCCCAAAAGAACATTTATGAAAGTGATAAGTTTGATGCCCTTAGCGATAGCCACCAAGTATTGGCCATTGTTCCTTTTTTAGCCAATCTTGAACTTAAGGATGATATTTCTCACGAGGAGCTTAATGCACTGGAGCAAAAAGAAGGTTATGCCGTACAGAATGCACTTGAAACTTATTTTTCAAAGCGAAAAAAGAAAAAGAAATTCAATGTAGACTTTCAGGATGTAAAAAACACCAATGCAATCTTGGCACAAAACAACATCGACTACAATAATATTGATGTATACACCACTAAACAACTTAGTGAAATTTTAGGCGTAGACGGTATCATTAGTGGTAATATGGACTTGAACGTTCTGCTTTCAAAAGGAATACCAACGGAATTTAGTTTTATGGATTACTTTTCCGGTGATGCCAATTATGGACGTATTGGCGTTAAAATCAGCGATGGCACCAGTGGAAAGCTTCTTTGGAAGTATGAGAAGAAAATCAATAAAAAGTCAGGAAAGAATACAACCGACCTTATTGATAGAATGATGAAACTAGCGGCCAGAAAATTTCCATACGACCGAGAAAAACGAAAGGACCGAAAACAGAAGTAATTACTAAAACTCCCTTTAAAAGGGAGTTTTATTTTTCCACAAATTCTTTGAGCGCCTGAATAGTATAATCTAACTCTTCTTTAGTGTTGTATTTTGAAAAAGAAAACCGAACCGAAGGTTTTTCAAGGTCCTCCTTAGATAAGATTTCTGCAAGCACATGCGAACCCAAGTCACTTCCTGACTGGCAAGCACTTCCTTTTGAACAGGCTATTCCTTTCATATCCAAATGAAACAAAAGCATCAATGCTTTCTGTGGGTCAATAGGTAAACAAACATTCACCAATGTAAACGTACTCTTATCCATATCACCAGAATGCCCATTAAACTTAGCATTCGGAATTTCTTGCTTCATCTTATCTATAAAATAAGATTTCAACCCACGAACATAAGCTGTTTCCGACTCTAGATTATCATATGCCTCCAAAAAAGCCGTTTCCAATCCAACAATATTATGAAAAGATTCAGTCCCAGCACGATTACCACGTTCCTGTGAACCTCCTGAAATAAAAGGCTTCAGTCCTGAGTTTTTCTTAACGTACGCAAAACCTATACCCTTAGGACCATGAAACTTATGCGCTGCAGCGGTCAAAAAATCTGCAGGCACATCTTTTACATCCCATGCATAGTGCCCAATAGATTGTACCGTATCCGAATGAAAAAGTGCTCCATTTGAATGACACAGCTCACAAATTGCTGCAATATCAATCTTATTACCTATTTCATTATTAACATGCATTAGACTCACCAACTTTTTAGAATCGTCGCGTGTTAACAACGCTTCCAAATGCGCAAGTTTTGGGTTCCCAAATGCA
This genomic interval from Zobellia roscoffensis contains the following:
- a CDS encoding cysteine desulfurase family protein — protein: MKKVYLDNAATTQVRENVIVKMQDALANFYGNPSSTHSFGRSAKTAVESARKTIAKHMNAHPSEIVFTSGGTEADNMILRCAVRDLDVKTIITSKIEHHAVLHTVEDLANEKGAQVLYVDLDAFGNPKLAHLEALLTRDDSKKLVSLMHVNNEIGNKIDIAAICELCHSNGALFHSDTVQSIGHYAWDVKDVPADFLTAAAHKFHGPKGIGFAYVKKNSGLKPFISGGSQERGNRAGTESFHNIVGLETAFLEAYDNLESETAYVRGLKSYFIDKMKQEIPNAKFNGHSGDMDKSTFTLVNVCLPIDPQKALMLLFHLDMKGIACSKGSACQSGSDLGSHVLAEILSKEDLEKPSVRFSFSKYNTKEELDYTIQALKEFVEK
- a CDS encoding TonB-dependent receptor, translating into MKCSRLILVFALFGFTLGLSAQTATLTGIVLNKANEPLREVNITTNSTGTFSNESGFYSLQVTADEAITVTFSHLGHKNAVLKDLILSTNEVFEFNPVLSVDAIQIDGVTITPTGKKMVSGITSLSPEIVRNIPGANAGVENILKLLPGVSSSNELSTQYSVRGGNYDENLVYVNEIEVYRPFLVRSAQQEGMSFVNSNMVQNVRFSSGGFQAKYGDKLSSVLDITYKKPSETNVQLDLSFLGASATVETVSKNKKLSTISGIRYRNNSLLVNSQETNSNFNPTFADAQTFTTYRFSNKFHLDFLGTVSINDYKNEPLNRQTNFGTIAEPKSLRIYYQGEENNRYNTVLGALKGNYFVNEKTTLKLIVSLYHTTEEEYSDVIAQYELGDVNNDLTSDSFGSATNLRGIGTQFNRARNELDALIFNITHKGNHTIENKVLEWGIKYTHEDIRDQLRESEFIDSVGFFVRPPLPEFNTNEPEVPSNSPLVAYDGVNAINFVKTDRFSGFVQFSNRLSLASHDFHYNIGVRAQHWTISGEDIKTSSQFVISPRGQVSLKPSWKSDMVFRLSGGLYYQPPFYRELRDATGTINPDVKAQESIHLVLGNEFSFNLWERPFTLMSELYYKRLNHVNTYTLEDVRIRYVANNDAKAYAYGADLRLNGAFVPGTESWVSIGYLKTEENSNDRGYIARPSDQRLKFGVLFQDYIPEFPNFKMYLNLVYNTGVPGGSPNYADPYVYNTRLRDYKRADLGISHIFVGGNRTYQKNHWLHRFKELSAGFEIFNLFNNQNSITNTWVRDVDSKQQFAVPNFMTSRVFNLRLRMRF
- a CDS encoding M23 family metallopeptidase, giving the protein MKKLFAFLLLFTTIVGVSQEKYPQDAFRSPVDIPLVLAGTFGELRSNHFHSGIDIKTQQREGLPIYAIADGSVTRIKVSHWGYGKVLYIAHPNGYTSVYGHLQKFGPKIQEYVKKLQYKKKSYEVEDFPDYAEIKVEKGEIIAYGGNTGGSSGPHLHFEIRSSISEKPTNPLLYGFDVRDATNPTLQKLYGFPLSEDAQINQSKNATALNFKRQKDGTFLADPVNAVGTVGFGFVGFDRQDLAANHNGVYSVQQLVNGKVYTDYDLESFSFGETRYINTLIDYYHYGKYRQRIQLLYKSPGNKLSIYNTVENEGKIDIREGLSYNVELLIKDYAGNLTKAIIPVEGKKELIKVDKDEKKTENYVIAKKPNNYDLGAAKVYFPANTFYDDFYIDLKKDDDTVRIHNSTVAAHRNFTITFDVSKYSEAERKQMFIARLDSRLRPSHASTYKRGNTFTTRTRNMGTYTLAKDTVAPRIKAKNFKEKQWLNNYHYLSLRITDDLSGIDTYSATLNGKWILMEYEPKTATLTYNFDDVILDQKECKLEVTVTDNVGNTNTLTHTFYRK